A single window of Syntrophorhabdaceae bacterium DNA harbors:
- a CDS encoding MBL fold metallo-hydrolase → MKIQRLSASTFKFYSPSGKIIMVDPWLTNDPLWPLSERSPDKLKEIDVVIITHAHFDHAAGIDEIAQHNKKVVFIAQFEYALSLPQRGITNVIPTAFGATVDFQGIKFSLIPASHTNSEMSPDGTMEIIGTAAGYVIEFEDGLKVYISGDTGLTADMKFVVGDYHKPYVSILPAIGFLMMEPEQAAYAANVTGCRYVIPCHDFPENVSDAADPEGYGEFLKQFPVQGTAKNVERFMEIIRKEYPHIKGIYIPIGGSTEIELT, encoded by the coding sequence ATGAAGATCCAGAGACTGAGTGCATCAACCTTTAAGTTCTATTCCCCTTCGGGAAAGATTATCATGGTCGACCCCTGGTTGACCAACGATCCACTGTGGCCGCTGTCTGAAAGATCGCCGGACAAACTGAAGGAGATCGATGTCGTCATCATCACCCATGCCCACTTCGATCATGCCGCGGGGATCGATGAGATCGCTCAGCACAACAAGAAGGTTGTCTTCATTGCCCAGTTCGAATATGCCCTTTCTCTTCCACAGCGGGGGATCACGAATGTAATCCCCACTGCCTTCGGCGCAACCGTTGATTTTCAGGGAATAAAATTCTCCCTGATCCCCGCCTCTCACACGAATTCAGAGATGTCCCCTGACGGCACGATGGAGATCATCGGGACCGCTGCCGGGTACGTCATCGAGTTCGAGGATGGTCTGAAGGTATATATAAGCGGCGATACGGGATTGACGGCGGATATGAAGTTTGTCGTCGGAGACTACCATAAACCCTATGTCTCGATCCTTCCCGCCATCGGTTTCCTGATGATGGAGCCGGAGCAGGCTGCATATGCCGCCAACGTAACCGGCTGCCGCTATGTGATACCGTGCCACGATTTCCCCGAAAACGTCTCTGATGCTGCCGACCCGGAAGGGTACGGTGAGTTTCTCAAACAGTTTCCTGTCCAGGGTACCGCCAAAAACGTGGAAAGGTTCATGGAGATCATCAGGAAAGAATACCCTCATATCAAGGGTATCTATATTCCCATAGGCGGGTCTACGGAGATCGAGCTGACATAG
- a CDS encoding xanthine dehydrogenase family protein subunit M encodes MKDFNYYAPKTVKEAVSTLAKLEGDGKIMCGGQSMLLLMKQNMLTPENVVDIKGVSELDYIKYDKGKGLAIGALTTHSAVEKSSVIKKNYPVLAEMEDNLAVVQTRNWGTIGGNACHGDPAADPPAVFIALNAKYRLVGPEGERIVDAEDFYKDYLEVDIAHDELLCEVQVPVIAANTGLAHGKLMAQKGDMGVVGAAALVTIDPSTGVCRDARIVLTNVASTPFRARSSEKVLIGKVIDEKLLEEAGKIASEEVNPPADVHGSEEYRKDMARIFLKRVTAQALERAKQKK; translated from the coding sequence ATGAAGGATTTTAATTACTACGCCCCAAAGACGGTGAAGGAAGCTGTTTCCACGTTGGCTAAATTAGAGGGCGATGGAAAGATCATGTGTGGTGGACAATCGATGCTTCTGTTGATGAAACAGAACATGTTGACCCCCGAGAACGTCGTTGACATCAAGGGTGTTTCCGAACTTGATTACATCAAGTACGACAAGGGAAAGGGGCTCGCAATCGGCGCCCTTACGACGCATAGTGCCGTCGAAAAGTCCTCTGTCATAAAGAAGAACTACCCTGTACTTGCCGAGATGGAAGACAACCTTGCAGTCGTGCAGACCAGGAACTGGGGCACGATCGGCGGGAACGCCTGTCACGGGGATCCGGCCGCTGACCCCCCTGCCGTCTTTATCGCACTCAATGCGAAATACAGGCTCGTCGGACCGGAAGGCGAACGGATCGTCGACGCTGAGGACTTCTATAAGGATTACCTTGAGGTAGATATCGCCCACGACGAGCTTCTCTGCGAGGTTCAGGTCCCCGTCATCGCAGCCAACACGGGCCTTGCCCACGGGAAACTGATGGCGCAGAAAGGGGATATGGGCGTCGTTGGTGCGGCAGCATTGGTGACTATAGACCCATCCACCGGCGTCTGCCGGGATGCCCGCATCGTCCTTACAAATGTTGCCTCCACGCCTTTCAGGGCCAGGAGCTCCGAGAAGGTCCTTATTGGTAAGGTTATCGACGAGAAGCTCCTTGAAGAGGCGGGTAAGATTGCCTCCGAAGAGGTTAACCCGCCAGCCGACGTGCATGGCTCGGAGGAATACCGGAAAGATATGGCGCGGATATTTCTGAAGCGCGTGACGGCTCAGGCTCTTGAGAGGGCAAAGCAGAAGAAATAA
- a CDS encoding TetR/AcrR family transcriptional regulator, with the protein MSRGKGVTPQYDKRKNEIMQKAMKLFMIKGFDATSTNDICWAAKMTKPSLYHYFSSKNHLLFSVHMHVIESILHPYLTETESIKEPQKRLEVMIRDFAKLVLSHPELRFLLHESLTVKDKYHGEIKKEWRHLYGLFRTTISDLQSIGKVNKDLEPSWAALLLLGMISWMTFWFDYKTKERVDEIIELTVKMGFQSLGIPTI; encoded by the coding sequence ATGTCACGAGGAAAAGGTGTAACACCGCAATATGATAAGAGAAAAAATGAGATCATGCAAAAGGCAATGAAGTTGTTCATGATAAAGGGCTTCGATGCGACTTCAACCAACGATATCTGTTGGGCTGCCAAAATGACAAAACCCAGCCTGTATCACTATTTCAGCAGCAAAAACCATCTCCTCTTTTCTGTCCATATGCATGTCATTGAGAGTATTCTTCACCCTTATCTGACAGAAACCGAATCGATAAAAGAACCGCAAAAACGCTTAGAGGTAATGATCCGGGATTTCGCAAAACTGGTACTTTCTCATCCTGAACTCCGTTTTTTACTCCATGAATCACTCACGGTGAAAGATAAATATCACGGGGAGATTAAAAAGGAATGGAGGCATCTCTACGGTCTTTTCCGAACTACCATCAGCGACCTGCAATCGATTGGCAAAGTTAATAAAGATCTCGAGCCGTCATGGGCGGCCCTCCTTCTACTGGGTATGATCTCATGGATGACCTTCTGGTTTGACTACAAGACCAAGGAACGTGTCGATGAAATAATTGA